The following coding sequences are from one Syngnathus acus chromosome 12, fSynAcu1.2, whole genome shotgun sequence window:
- the LOC119130982 gene encoding bone morphogenetic protein 10-like, producing MTLESVILSLSVFFMALTALSSSSPVRPSESRPQRPSLLRDERDNALLDAHDFLSHFLSTLNLTGQMQVEQKPQVFAKEPPEYMLELFERFANDRTAVPSASIVRSFKNEDSSPYGVTVRGARTFPLLFNISVPHHEHITVAELRLFTLVQRAQRPFDCKVTIYKVHNGVVWTKEVGKEVRRRGQEEESRDLEELVTKHIHAKDKSWVSLDLTHAVALWQKYGVATHKLEVHVAILGPEDPEAVMRDEVFVDIQRNVDGKHNAVMIVFSDEPKKHDNARPENTEQNPLWPFVNRDQDEVKLLYKSPARIRRGVKGETCRRTPLFVDFKDISWDSWIIQPVGYEAYMCNGVCGPPMTSEVSPTKHAIVQTLLSVKSPERASRACCVPTKLEPISLLYYDNGVITFNHKYEGMVVAECGCR from the exons ATGACCCTCGAGTCTGTGATCCTCTCCTTGAGTGTCTTTTTCATGGCGTTGACCGCCTTGAGCTCGAGCAGTCCCGTCAGGCCGTCCGAAAGTCGTCCCCAGAGGCCTTCTCTGCTTCGAGATGAGCGTGACAATGCGCTGCTTGACGCGCACGACTTTCTCAGCCACTTTCTGTCTACCCTGAACCTCACCGGGCAGATGCAAGTGGAGCAAAAGCCCCAGGTCTTTGCGAAGGAACCACCAGAATACATGTTGGAACTCTTTGAGCGATTCGCCAATGACCGCACGGCCGTGCCCTCCGCCAGCATTGTTCGCAGTTTCAAGAACGAAG ATTCTTCCCCCTACGGAGTGACAGTCAGGGGCGCAAGGACATTTCCGTTGCTCTTCAACATTTCCGTGCCCCACCACGAGCACATCACCGTAGCCGAGCTTCGCCTTTTCACCCTCGTCCAGAGAGCCCAAAGACCCTTTGACTGCAAGGTGACCATTTACAAAGTGCACAATGGCGTAGTTTGGACCAAGGAAGTCGGGAAAGAGGTGAGAAGGCGGGGTCAAGAGGAGGAGTCCAGAGACTTGGAGGAACTGGTGACGAAGCACATCCACGCCAAAGATAAGAGCTGGGTGTCCTTGGACCTGACTCATGCCGTTGCACTCTGGCAGAAGTACGGCGTCGCGACGCATAAACTGGAGGTCCACGTCGCCATCTTGGGGCCTGAAGACCCGGAGGCGGTCATGCGGGATGAGGTCTTTGTCGACATCCAGCGAAACGTGGACGGAAAACACAACGCGGTGATGATCGTTTTCTCGGACGAGCCCAAAAAACACGATAATGCCCGTCCCGAGAACACAGAGCAGAATCCGCTCTGGCCGTTTGTCAACCGTGACCAGGACGAAGTGAAGCTTCTCTACAAAAGCCCCGCTCGCATCCGCCGTGGTGTCAAGGGCGAAACCTGCAGGAGAACGCCGCTGTTTGTGGATTTTAAAGACATCAGCTGGGACTCATGGATCATCCAGCCGGTAGGCTACGAGGCCTACATGTGCAACGGAGTCTGCGGCCCGCCCATGACCTCCGAGGTCTCACCCACCAAACATGCCATTGTGCAGACACTGCTCAGCGTGAAGAGTCCGGAGAGGGCATCGCGTGCCTGCTGTGTACCCACTAAGCTGGAGCCCATATCGCTACTTTATTACGATAACGGGGTGATCACCTTCAACCACAAGTATGAGGGCATGGTAGTGGCAGAGTGTGGCTGTCGATAg
- the arvcfa gene encoding armadillo repeat protein deleted in velo-cardio-facial syndrome homolog isoform X1 encodes MPAQVKEEESSEGPPALSPSQVKHVAADLPSSNNNDEVDTSVASAMTSTNDSSTEADTPLQTDIEELKAADQEVDQKPEELNLHPSDAPVRVEHNPPAEEPIPDAEPSRAPITTATQPVPQTTDPQPANPDNRLYALPEGYRAPGGDLRAGYGSLSRGSSALRGYWPNKNFQPGAHFTLPFLRDSYAPAGFSSPTGDDGDQSDNPVDMRNDHPAATYTTLGGIHNLRPITTMELLREPSRTRSGYDEAFMAQLEGNLNPFFQAMCRAQTLQFPHKRSSMVSLDSIRRDPRWRDPNLHEVISMLGHPMDPVKSNAAAYLQHLCYENDRIKQEVRQLNGVPMLVDLLDHPKPEVHRKACGALRNISYGKDHNNKMAIRNCDGIQALVRLLRKTSSMEVKELVTGTLWNLSSHEPLKMTVINHGLQTLNEEIIIPHSGWRREPCEPSKRHSAEWTTVFKNTSGCLRNVSSDGAEARQRLRECKGLVDALLHALHSAVVNKDTDNKSVENCVCILRNLSYHVHKEVPGVERLQEPHVTQIMRSVAPHRKKNNEPDCFGGKRPKEEWFSHGLKMLYQPEVVRLYLSLLGCSHNANTLEAAAGALQNLAAGHWTWSSYIRATVRKEKGLPILVELLRSDVDKVVRAVAIALRNLAMDRRNKDLIGSYALRDLVANLPCGQQRPAKNLEGDTVVSLLNTIHEIITDSQENARALIHGHAIQKLVAISRSSQSTRETRAASHVLQTIWTYKDLRNTLNKAGWNKSHFKPTTTAVTKKKSVKQSGDDITLPLMDKSQDVFSSTLEPNDRVEDGIAPVVERDPLPAISERKHFIRAGRPAVGLMDNKPPPLDSWV; translated from the exons gagGAGAGCTCAGAGGGGCCTCCTGCATTGTCACCCTCGCAGGTGAAACATGTGGCGGCCGATTTGCCGTCATCCAACAACAACGACGAAGTGGACACGTCCGTCGCCTCCGCCATGACTTCCACCAACGATAGCTCCACCGAGGCTGACACACCCCTGCAGACCGACATAGAG GAGTTGAAGGCTGCGGATCAGGAAGTTGACCAGAAGCCAGAAGAGCTGAACCTTCATCCGTCAGATGCGCCAGTCCGAGTCGAGCATAACCCCCCCGCAGAGGAGCCGATTCCTGACGCTGAACCTTCTCGCGCACCCATCACAACAGCCACTCAGCCGGTTCCTCAGACTACAGATCCTCAGCCTGCCAACCCGGACAACCGGCTTTACGCCCTCCCTGAGGGCTACAGAGCCCCCGGGGGGGATTTACGCGCCGGCTACGGCAGCCTGTCCCGTGGCAGCAGCGCCCTCCGCGGCTACTGGCCAAATAAGAACTTCCAACCTGGGGCGCACTTCACGTTGCCCTTCCTGAGGGACAGCTACGCTCCGGCGGGATTCAGCAGCCCGACGGGCGACGACGGGGATCAGTCGGACAACCCCGTGGACATGAGGAACGACCACCCGGCGGCGACTTACACCACCTTGGGAGGGATTCACAACTTGAGGCCCATTACCACCATGGAGCTCCTCAGGGAGCCCTCGAGAACCAG AAGCGGCTACGACGAAGCCTTCATGGCGCAGCTGGAGGGCAACCTGAACCCTTTCTTCCAGGCCATGTGCCGAGCGCAGACCTTGCAATTTCCCCACAAGCGCAGCAGCATGGTGAGCCTGGACAGCATCCGCAGGGACCCCCGCTGGAGGGACCCCAACCTCCACGAGGTCATCTCCATGCTGGGTCACCCCATGGATCCAGTCAAGTCCAACGCCGCCGCTTACCTGCAGCACCTGTGCTACGAGAACGACCGCATCAAGCAGGAGGTCCGCCAACTCAACGGGGTGCCCATGTTGGTGGACCTGTTGGACCACCCTAAACCCGAAGTTCACCGCAAGGCCTGTGGAGCGCTGCGGAACATATCTTACGGGAAGgaccacaacaacaaaatggccaTTAGGAACTGCGACGGCATCCAGGCTTTGGTCCGACTGCTGAGGAAGACGAGCAGCATGGAGGTCAAAGAATTGGTCACAG GTACCTTGTGGAACCTCTCGTCGCACGAACCCCTCAAGATGACGGTCATCAACCACGGCCTGCAAACGCTCAACGAAGAAATCATCATACCCCACTCGGGCTGGAGACGAGAACCCTGCGAGCCGTCAAAACGACACAGCGCAGAGTGGACCACCGTTTTCAAGAACACGTCGGGATGTCTGCG GAACGTCAGCTCGGACGGAGCCGAGGCCCGACAGCGGCTCAGGGAGTGCAAAGGACTCGTGGATGCACTCCTGCACGCCCTCCACTCGGCTGTGGTCAACAAGGACACGGATAACAAG TCGGTGGAAAACTGCGTGTGCATCCTGCGAAACCTTTCCTACCACGTGCATAAGGAGGTGCCGGGTGTAGAGCGCCTGCAGGAACCTCACGTCACGCAGATTATGAGGTCGGTGGCGCCACACCGGAAGAAGAACAACGAGCCTGACTGCTTTGGAGGGAAAAGACCCAAAG AGGAGTGGTTCAGCCATG gtttgaagaTGCTGTACCAGCCCGAGGTGGTGAGACTTTACCTGTCTTTACTCGGCTGCAGTCACAATGCCAACACCTTGGAGGCGGCCGCCGGAGCCCTGCAGAACCTCGCCGCCGGCCACTGGACC TGGTCCAGCTACATTCGAGCCACCGTGCGAAAAGAGAAAGGTCTGCCTATCCTGGTGGAGCTGCTGCGCTCCGACGTGGACAAGGTGGTGCGAGCGGTCGCCATCGCGCTCCGTAACCTGGCCATGGATAGACGGAATAAAGATCTCATAG GCAGCTACGCCCTGAGGGACCTGGTGGCCAACCTGCCGTGCGGCCAACAGCGACCAGCCAAAAATCTGGAAGGGGACACGGTGGTGTCGCTCCTCAACACCATTCACGAGATCATCACCGACAGCCAGGAGAACGCCAGGGCGCTTATTCACGGACACGCCATCCAGAAACTGGTGGCCATCAGCAGGTCCAG TCAATCAACACGTGAAACCAGGGCAGCCTCCCATGTGCTTCAGACTATCTGGACCTACAAGGACCTGAGGAACACCCTCAACAAGGCGGGCTGGAATAAAAGCCACTTTAAG ccGACAACAACCGCagtgacgaaaaaaaaaagtgtgaagcAAAGCGGCGATGACATCACTTTGCCTCTCATGGACAAATCCCAAG atgTGTTTTCCAGCACTTTAGAGCCAAACGACAGAGTGGAAGATGGAATCGCACCTGTTGTTGAAAGAGACCCTCTTCCg GCGATAAGCGAGAGGAAACACTTCATCCGAGCTGGCAGGCCCGCCGTGGGCCTCATGGATAACAAACCTCCGCCGCTGGACTCGTGGGTGTGA
- the arvcfa gene encoding armadillo repeat protein deleted in velo-cardio-facial syndrome homolog isoform X2 — translation MPAQVKEEESSEGPPALSPSQVKHVAADLPSSNNNDEVDTSVASAMTSTNDSSTEADTPLQTDIEELKAADQEVDQKPEELNLHPSDAPVRVEHNPPAEEPIPDAEPSRAPITTATQPVPQTTDPQPANPDNRLYALPEGYRAPGGDLRAGYGSLSRGSSALRGYWPNKNFQPGAHFTLPFLRDSYAPAGFSSPTGDDGDQSDNPVDMRNDHPAATYTTLGGIHNLRPITTMELLREPSRTSGYDEAFMAQLEGNLNPFFQAMCRAQTLQFPHKRSSMVSLDSIRRDPRWRDPNLHEVISMLGHPMDPVKSNAAAYLQHLCYENDRIKQEVRQLNGVPMLVDLLDHPKPEVHRKACGALRNISYGKDHNNKMAIRNCDGIQALVRLLRKTSSMEVKELVTGTLWNLSSHEPLKMTVINHGLQTLNEEIIIPHSGWRREPCEPSKRHSAEWTTVFKNTSGCLRNVSSDGAEARQRLRECKGLVDALLHALHSAVVNKDTDNKSVENCVCILRNLSYHVHKEVPGVERLQEPHVTQIMRSVAPHRKKNNEPDCFGGKRPKEEWFSHGLKMLYQPEVVRLYLSLLGCSHNANTLEAAAGALQNLAAGHWTWSSYIRATVRKEKGLPILVELLRSDVDKVVRAVAIALRNLAMDRRNKDLIGSYALRDLVANLPCGQQRPAKNLEGDTVVSLLNTIHEIITDSQENARALIHGHAIQKLVAISRSSQSTRETRAASHVLQTIWTYKDLRNTLNKAGWNKSHFKPTTTAVTKKKSVKQSGDDITLPLMDKSQDVFSSTLEPNDRVEDGIAPVVERDPLPAISERKHFIRAGRPAVGLMDNKPPPLDSWV, via the exons gagGAGAGCTCAGAGGGGCCTCCTGCATTGTCACCCTCGCAGGTGAAACATGTGGCGGCCGATTTGCCGTCATCCAACAACAACGACGAAGTGGACACGTCCGTCGCCTCCGCCATGACTTCCACCAACGATAGCTCCACCGAGGCTGACACACCCCTGCAGACCGACATAGAG GAGTTGAAGGCTGCGGATCAGGAAGTTGACCAGAAGCCAGAAGAGCTGAACCTTCATCCGTCAGATGCGCCAGTCCGAGTCGAGCATAACCCCCCCGCAGAGGAGCCGATTCCTGACGCTGAACCTTCTCGCGCACCCATCACAACAGCCACTCAGCCGGTTCCTCAGACTACAGATCCTCAGCCTGCCAACCCGGACAACCGGCTTTACGCCCTCCCTGAGGGCTACAGAGCCCCCGGGGGGGATTTACGCGCCGGCTACGGCAGCCTGTCCCGTGGCAGCAGCGCCCTCCGCGGCTACTGGCCAAATAAGAACTTCCAACCTGGGGCGCACTTCACGTTGCCCTTCCTGAGGGACAGCTACGCTCCGGCGGGATTCAGCAGCCCGACGGGCGACGACGGGGATCAGTCGGACAACCCCGTGGACATGAGGAACGACCACCCGGCGGCGACTTACACCACCTTGGGAGGGATTCACAACTTGAGGCCCATTACCACCATGGAGCTCCTCAGGGAGCCCTCGAGAACCAG CGGCTACGACGAAGCCTTCATGGCGCAGCTGGAGGGCAACCTGAACCCTTTCTTCCAGGCCATGTGCCGAGCGCAGACCTTGCAATTTCCCCACAAGCGCAGCAGCATGGTGAGCCTGGACAGCATCCGCAGGGACCCCCGCTGGAGGGACCCCAACCTCCACGAGGTCATCTCCATGCTGGGTCACCCCATGGATCCAGTCAAGTCCAACGCCGCCGCTTACCTGCAGCACCTGTGCTACGAGAACGACCGCATCAAGCAGGAGGTCCGCCAACTCAACGGGGTGCCCATGTTGGTGGACCTGTTGGACCACCCTAAACCCGAAGTTCACCGCAAGGCCTGTGGAGCGCTGCGGAACATATCTTACGGGAAGgaccacaacaacaaaatggccaTTAGGAACTGCGACGGCATCCAGGCTTTGGTCCGACTGCTGAGGAAGACGAGCAGCATGGAGGTCAAAGAATTGGTCACAG GTACCTTGTGGAACCTCTCGTCGCACGAACCCCTCAAGATGACGGTCATCAACCACGGCCTGCAAACGCTCAACGAAGAAATCATCATACCCCACTCGGGCTGGAGACGAGAACCCTGCGAGCCGTCAAAACGACACAGCGCAGAGTGGACCACCGTTTTCAAGAACACGTCGGGATGTCTGCG GAACGTCAGCTCGGACGGAGCCGAGGCCCGACAGCGGCTCAGGGAGTGCAAAGGACTCGTGGATGCACTCCTGCACGCCCTCCACTCGGCTGTGGTCAACAAGGACACGGATAACAAG TCGGTGGAAAACTGCGTGTGCATCCTGCGAAACCTTTCCTACCACGTGCATAAGGAGGTGCCGGGTGTAGAGCGCCTGCAGGAACCTCACGTCACGCAGATTATGAGGTCGGTGGCGCCACACCGGAAGAAGAACAACGAGCCTGACTGCTTTGGAGGGAAAAGACCCAAAG AGGAGTGGTTCAGCCATG gtttgaagaTGCTGTACCAGCCCGAGGTGGTGAGACTTTACCTGTCTTTACTCGGCTGCAGTCACAATGCCAACACCTTGGAGGCGGCCGCCGGAGCCCTGCAGAACCTCGCCGCCGGCCACTGGACC TGGTCCAGCTACATTCGAGCCACCGTGCGAAAAGAGAAAGGTCTGCCTATCCTGGTGGAGCTGCTGCGCTCCGACGTGGACAAGGTGGTGCGAGCGGTCGCCATCGCGCTCCGTAACCTGGCCATGGATAGACGGAATAAAGATCTCATAG GCAGCTACGCCCTGAGGGACCTGGTGGCCAACCTGCCGTGCGGCCAACAGCGACCAGCCAAAAATCTGGAAGGGGACACGGTGGTGTCGCTCCTCAACACCATTCACGAGATCATCACCGACAGCCAGGAGAACGCCAGGGCGCTTATTCACGGACACGCCATCCAGAAACTGGTGGCCATCAGCAGGTCCAG TCAATCAACACGTGAAACCAGGGCAGCCTCCCATGTGCTTCAGACTATCTGGACCTACAAGGACCTGAGGAACACCCTCAACAAGGCGGGCTGGAATAAAAGCCACTTTAAG ccGACAACAACCGCagtgacgaaaaaaaaaagtgtgaagcAAAGCGGCGATGACATCACTTTGCCTCTCATGGACAAATCCCAAG atgTGTTTTCCAGCACTTTAGAGCCAAACGACAGAGTGGAAGATGGAATCGCACCTGTTGTTGAAAGAGACCCTCTTCCg GCGATAAGCGAGAGGAAACACTTCATCCGAGCTGGCAGGCCCGCCGTGGGCCTCATGGATAACAAACCTCCGCCGCTGGACTCGTGGGTGTGA